One window of the Rhizobiaceae bacterium genome contains the following:
- a CDS encoding DUF1214 domain-containing protein produces the protein MLRTIFLTALSVAIAIFGGAGSVWYLLRLEHGIGALSIGPWTSFPDLGSPNADPYSKARVARDGELALGRAEGLIFTATTDSTGVGLRRECRYVVEGTIPPARFWTLHAADGALAPLPVQDKRPQALHSQQVLRLPGNVVSVNFSRSAAPGNWIATSGSGGMAIVLTLYDTQIAGGSALTDIEMPQVIRQGCDA, from the coding sequence ATGCTCCGCACAATATTCCTGACCGCCTTGTCCGTTGCGATCGCGATCTTCGGCGGCGCGGGCAGCGTCTGGTACCTCCTGCGTCTGGAACACGGCATCGGCGCGCTTTCCATCGGGCCCTGGACGAGCTTTCCCGATCTCGGCAGCCCGAACGCCGATCCCTATTCCAAGGCGCGCGTGGCGCGCGACGGCGAGCTGGCGCTTGGCCGCGCAGAAGGCCTGATCTTCACCGCGACGACGGATTCGACCGGCGTCGGCCTGCGCCGCGAATGCCGGTACGTGGTCGAAGGCACGATACCGCCGGCGCGCTTCTGGACGCTCCACGCCGCCGACGGGGCTTTGGCGCCGCTTCCCGTGCAGGACAAGCGCCCGCAGGCGCTGCACTCGCAGCAGGTTCTGCGCCTTCCCGGCAATGTCGTCTCCGTCAATTTCAGCCGCTCGGCGGCGCCGGGCAACTGGATCGCGACATCGGGCAGCGGCGGCATGGCGATCGTGCTGACGCTCTACGACACGCAGATCGCCGGCGGCAGCGCGCTGACGGATATCGAGATGCCGCAGGTCATCCGGCAGGGCTGCGATGCGTAG
- a CDS encoding PBP1A family penicillin-binding protein → MESPFEQKKARGPIASRLLALDAWIDSTVWSAGFRLSELWESLTIFFRRFRVTGFRRALVELFSEGLTMGAAGSVVMLALAIPAFEATRGDWRTQGDFAVTFLDRYGNEIGRRGVFQLDSVPVDEMPDHVIKAVLATEDRRFFEHYGIDFFGLARAVSENVRANSVVQGGSTLSQQLAKNLFLSNERTVERKVKEAFLSLWLETNLSKKEILQLYLDRAYMGGGTFGIAAAADFYFGKSVKEVNLAEAAMLAGLFKAPARYAPHINLPAARARANEVLTNLVQGGFMSEGQVLSARLHPADIVDRGATKSPDYFLDWAFDQAKEIGQKIGVRTMVARTTVDLGLQRAAEETLEHHLRTYGKEYGVGEGAIVLIENNGAVRAIVGGRDYGASQFNRATKALRQAGSSFKPYVYATAMEAGFTPDSVVSDGPINWGGWQPKNYGRSYSGKMTLTTALVKSINTVPVRLAKDHLSIPPIKAMAEAMGVESVLEGHKTMVLGTSGMTVMDQATGYEVFANGGYAGTRYGISQIMTHGGQVVWDHNRDAAPPRRVLSEKSVAEMNSMLVQVPEWGTARRAALDGIRSAGKTGTTQSYRDAWYVGYTGNYTAAVWLGNDDFSVTNNMTGGSLPAMTWKRLMTYAHQNIELKPIPGVDKASPANAVAAKKPAGDAEQPNAAEAERPPVLSAATTRLLRQMSETFRSAAPIDLPGKSETLSRL, encoded by the coding sequence ATGGAAAGTCCGTTCGAACAAAAGAAAGCGAGAGGACCGATTGCATCGCGCCTGCTGGCGCTCGATGCCTGGATCGATTCCACTGTCTGGAGCGCCGGTTTCCGGCTTTCCGAATTATGGGAATCGCTTACCATTTTCTTCCGGCGTTTTCGCGTCACCGGCTTCAGGCGCGCTCTGGTGGAACTGTTTTCGGAAGGCCTCACCATGGGCGCGGCCGGATCGGTCGTCATGCTGGCGCTCGCCATCCCCGCTTTCGAGGCCACCAGGGGCGACTGGCGCACGCAGGGCGACTTTGCTGTCACGTTCCTCGATCGCTACGGCAACGAGATCGGCCGGCGCGGCGTCTTCCAGCTCGATTCCGTGCCGGTGGACGAAATGCCCGATCACGTCATCAAGGCGGTGCTCGCCACCGAGGACCGGCGCTTCTTCGAGCATTACGGCATCGATTTCTTCGGCCTCGCCCGCGCCGTCAGCGAGAATGTGCGCGCCAACTCCGTCGTGCAGGGCGGCTCGACCCTGTCGCAGCAGCTCGCCAAGAACCTCTTCCTTTCCAACGAGCGCACGGTGGAGCGCAAGGTCAAGGAGGCCTTCCTGTCGCTCTGGCTGGAGACCAACCTTTCCAAGAAGGAAATCCTCCAGCTCTATCTCGACCGCGCCTATATGGGTGGCGGCACGTTCGGCATCGCGGCGGCTGCCGACTTCTATTTCGGCAAGAGCGTCAAGGAGGTGAACCTGGCCGAGGCGGCGATGCTGGCCGGCCTGTTCAAGGCCCCTGCCCGCTACGCGCCGCATATCAACCTGCCGGCGGCGCGCGCCCGCGCCAACGAGGTGCTGACGAACCTCGTGCAGGGCGGCTTCATGTCGGAGGGGCAGGTGCTTTCGGCGCGGCTCCATCCAGCCGACATCGTCGACCGGGGAGCGACCAAGAGCCCCGATTATTTCCTCGACTGGGCTTTCGACCAGGCCAAGGAGATCGGGCAGAAGATCGGCGTCCGCACCATGGTCGCGCGCACCACGGTCGATCTCGGCCTGCAGCGCGCCGCGGAGGAAACGCTGGAGCATCACCTGCGGACCTACGGCAAGGAATACGGCGTCGGCGAAGGCGCCATCGTGTTGATCGAGAACAACGGCGCGGTGCGCGCCATCGTCGGCGGCCGCGATTACGGCGCCAGCCAGTTCAACCGTGCCACAAAGGCCCTCCGGCAGGCGGGTTCGTCCTTCAAGCCCTATGTGTACGCCACGGCGATGGAGGCGGGCTTCACGCCCGATTCCGTCGTCTCGGACGGCCCGATCAACTGGGGCGGATGGCAGCCGAAGAACTACGGGCGCAGCTATTCCGGCAAGATGACGCTGACCACCGCGCTGGTCAAATCCATCAACACCGTGCCCGTACGCCTCGCCAAGGACCACCTTTCCATCCCGCCGATCAAGGCCATGGCCGAGGCGATGGGCGTCGAATCCGTGCTGGAAGGGCACAAGACGATGGTGCTCGGCACGTCCGGCATGACTGTCATGGATCAGGCCACCGGCTATGAGGTCTTCGCCAACGGCGGTTATGCCGGAACCCGCTACGGCATATCGCAGATCATGACGCATGGCGGACAGGTCGTATGGGACCACAATAGGGACGCGGCGCCGCCGCGTCGCGTGTTGTCGGAGAAGTCGGTCGCCGAGATGAATTCGATGCTGGTGCAGGTGCCGGAATGGGGGACGGCCCGCCGCGCGGCCCTCGACGGCATACGCTCGGCCGGCAAGACCGGCACCACGCAGTCCTATCGCGATGCGTGGTATGTCGGCTACACCGGCAACTACACGGCCGCCGTCTGGCTCGGCAACGACGACTTCTCCGTCACCAACAACATGACGGGCGGTTCGCTTCCCGCCATGACGTGGAAGCGGCTGATGACATATGCCCACCAGAACATCGAGCTGAAGCCGATACCGGGCGTCGACAAGGCGTCGCCCGCCAACGCCGTCGCCGCGAAGAAACCGGCGGGCGATGCGGAGCAGCCGAACGCCGCCGAGGCGGAGCGCCCGCCGGTCCTTTCCGCCGCCACCACGCGGCTGTTGCGGCAGATGAGCGAGACGTTCCGCTCCGCCGCGCCGATCGACTTGCCCGGCAAGTCCGAAACGCTCTCCCGTCTGTGA
- a CDS encoding IS1595 family transposase — protein MFDITNAIYTDAEKAREHLESIHWPHGPFCPHCGNVNPDRIKKLEGKSTRPGVYKCYDCRKPFSVTVGTVFERSHIPLNKWVLASHLLAASKKGMSAHQLHRMLGVTYKTAWFMAHRIREAMKEDVKSSGPIGGEGKTVEADETYIGKRETPRKYARNRIPTFTKKGKSGGAQKRIVVGLVERGGKARMFHLNDATASTVREVLVRNVPRTSTLYTDESRLYTETGKEFGIHRTVKHSGKEYARREGEVVVHTNTIENVFSVFKRGMIGVYQHCGEAHLHRYLAEFDFRYNRRAALKVSDAERAEDLLRMARDKRLTYRRIGEASYA, from the coding sequence ATGTTTGACATCACGAATGCGATTTACACCGACGCCGAGAAGGCCCGCGAGCATCTGGAGTCCATCCATTGGCCGCATGGTCCGTTCTGTCCGCATTGCGGCAATGTCAATCCTGACCGCATCAAAAAGCTGGAGGGCAAGTCCACACGCCCCGGCGTCTACAAGTGCTACGACTGCCGCAAGCCCTTTTCGGTGACGGTCGGCACGGTCTTTGAACGCTCGCATATCCCGCTCAACAAGTGGGTTCTGGCGTCTCACCTTCTTGCTGCGTCCAAGAAGGGCATGAGCGCTCATCAGCTCCACCGTATGCTTGGCGTCACCTACAAGACCGCTTGGTTCATGGCGCATCGCATCCGCGAGGCCATGAAGGAGGATGTTAAGTCCTCCGGTCCTATCGGCGGCGAGGGCAAAACCGTTGAGGCCGACGAAACCTACATCGGCAAGCGCGAGACGCCCCGCAAGTACGCCCGCAACCGCATCCCGACCTTCACCAAGAAGGGCAAGTCCGGCGGCGCGCAGAAGCGCATCGTCGTCGGTCTGGTCGAGCGCGGCGGCAAGGCCCGCATGTTCCACCTGAATGACGCCACGGCCTCCACCGTGCGCGAGGTTCTGGTGCGCAACGTGCCGCGCACGTCCACGCTCTACACCGACGAAAGCCGCCTCTACACAGAAACCGGCAAGGAGTTCGGCATCCACCGCACCGTGAAGCATTCCGGCAAGGAATACGCTCGTCGTGAGGGCGAAGTCGTCGTACACACCAACACGATCGAGAACGTGTTCTCAGTCTTCAAGCGCGGCATGATCGGCGTCTATCAGCATTGCGGTGAAGCGCACTTGCACCGCTACCTTGCCGAGTTCGATTTCAGGTACAACCGCCGCGCCGCGCTCAAGGTCAGCGATGCCGAGCGCGCCGAAGACCTTCTTCGCATGGCCCGCGACAAGCGCCTGACCTATCGGCGGATTGGTGAAGCCAGTTACGCCTAA